CTGAATGCCCCCCGCAGGCAAGAACATCGTCTGGCCGTGAATGGCGAGGTAAAGACGTTCCAATACAGCCCGACACCAAAGGGCCAGTATTTCGAACATGGCCTTCGCGAGAGCCCTGAGCCCGGCTCTCAGTTTGTCAGCATTCGCGGCCATCTGCTCAGAATTTCGCTCCCACGCCACGACGGCTCCGGCCAAGCCTCCGCCGCCGACGGCGCTATCCTTGCGCCGATGCCGGGCAAGGTCATCGCGGTCGATGTTTCCGAGGGGCAGGCCGTTACCGCCGGGCAGAGGCTGATGGTGCTGGAAGCCATGAAGATGGAACACGCGCTCACCGCGCCGTTCGACGGGACCGTGACCGAGCTATCCGCAAGCGAGGGCGGGCAAGTACAGGTGGAAGCCGTGCTGGCGGTGGTCGAACCCGCGTCAGAATAATCCCGACCCGGACCGCTTACCGCCGGGCCCAGATCACGCGTCGTCCGGCACCGGCTCGCCGAACAGTTCGCCCTTCTCGCTGAAAAGCACGAATACGAGGCTGAGCACGGCCGTGATCAGCAGGGCCAGCGCCAGCGGGCGGGCGGTGCCGTCGTACATGTAGCCGATAAACGCACCCAGTGCCGCGCCGCTGGTCATGCGCAGGAAGCCTTGCGCACTGGATGCGGCTCCGGCGATCTGGCGGAAGGGTTGCAGCGCGATGCTGCCGAAATTCGCCCCGATAAAGCCCAGCAGGCTCATGTTCGCGGCCATCAGCGGTACGAAGGTCCACAGGCTCTCGTCCGGCTGGCTGGCGAAATAGAGCTGCGCGCCAGCGACCGCGATGAACAGGAACAGGGCCGCATGGCTGACGCGCCGGGCGCCGAACCGTTCGACCACGCGGCTGTTCAGCCAGTTGGCGACCGCCATGCAGCCGGCGCAGATCGCGAAGATCAGCGGGAAATCCTCGCCTGCGCCGAACGCTTCTCCGATCAGCTGTTGGCTCGAATTGATGAAGCCGAACAGCCCGCCGAAAACGAGCGCGCTTCCCAGCGTGTAGCCGATCGTCTCGCGCAGGGTCACGGCGCTGGCCATGTTGCGCGCGATCAGCGGGATGCGGATTTCCTGCCGGTCTTCCTCGTGCAGTGTTTCCGGCAGTTGC
This genomic interval from Qipengyuania sp. JC766 contains the following:
- a CDS encoding multidrug effflux MFS transporter encodes the protein MRNEQLATGERPLPDRARRSMIGERELIWMMALLMACNAFGIDAILPALDALAGDLGATGNDRQFVVGAYLLAAGFGTLVPGAFADRYGRRPVLFVALGCYIAFSIACAFATSFDMLVVLRAAQGFFAAGIIALPPAIIRDRVGGDKMARMMSLIFVIFLLVPAIAPSIGQAVLQVFGDWRWIFVAMAALGVVMTLWVHVQLPETLHEEDRQEIRIPLIARNMASAVTLRETIGYTLGSALVFGGLFGFINSSQQLIGEAFGAGEDFPLIFAICAGCMAVANWLNSRVVERFGARRVSHAALFLFIAVAGAQLYFASQPDESLWTFVPLMAANMSLLGFIGANFGSIALQPFRQIAGAASSAQGFLRMTSGAALGAFIGYMYDGTARPLALALLITAVLSLVFVLFSEKGELFGEPVPDDA